Genomic segment of Clostridia bacterium:
CCTAATGGTTAAAAAAGTATAAATAAATTAAAATACAAATTTAAAGGAGATATATTATGAAAATAGCAGTTACGTATTCAAACGGCGAGGTATTTGGACATTTCGGTCACACTGAGGAATTTAAAATTTACGAAGTTGTAGATGGTAAAATCGTATCTAGTAGTATTGTAAAAGCTCTCGAAGGGGGACATAGCGCCCTCGCTAACTTGTTAAAGAGCAATAATATTGACGCATTAATTTGCGGAGGCATAGGCGGAGGGGCTAAAACTGCTCTTGCAGAATTAAATATTACGCTATATGGCGGAGTATCCGGAAGCGCCGATAGCGCCGTAGACGCTTTAATTGCAAATAATTTAGCATTTAACCCCGACATTACTTGCAATCACTTTAATTCTCACCATCAAGGCGAGGAACACCACTGTCACGGCGCAGACGAATGTAAAGGCTGTAAATAAGCATACAAACTTTGTAACTAATAACTTACGACAAATTAAAAAAGTTAGGCGGAATTTAATATAATTAGCATTTTTTTATTATTGTAGAAATTAATGCAAGCTACCCTTTGCGCTTTAAGCGATTAAAAATATATTGACATAGGAAAAATTAATAATGAATACCAAAGAATTAAAAGTTATTGTGGCGCTTTGCCCACAAAATCACCATTGCCCATCTTTAAAAGTGTGTCCGGTAGGTGCGCTGACACAAATTGGAAATAATGCGCCAACTGTAAACAAAGAAAAGTGTATTAAATGTGGCAAATGCGCAAGTTTTTGTCCCAAAAAAGCTCTTATACTTGAATAAACGGCGTGTAATGTCTTAAAGCCGAAATAAATAAAGTTAAATTAGCGAATAGAGTTGGACACAAAATTATTAATATTCGCAATTATAAATCTAAATTAGTAGGGGAAAAATGGAAGAACATAAACGACGCATACGCTATAAGGGCACGCACCCTCACATCTATCAAGAAAAATATAAAGAGCTAAACCCGACGCAATACGCTGACGAAATTGCAAAAACTATCGAAAAAGGTAAGACGCCGGCGGGTATGCACATACCAATTCTAGTCGATGAAATTTTGGAGTTTTTACATATTTCTTCGGGACAAGTTGGACTTGACGCAACCTTAGGTTATGGCGGACACAGTCAAA
This window contains:
- a CDS encoding 4Fe-4S binding protein; the protein is MNTKELKVIVALCPQNHHCPSLKVCPVGALTQIGNNAPTVNKEKCIKCGKCASFCPKKALILE
- a CDS encoding NifB/NifX family molybdenum-iron cluster-binding protein, translated to MKIAVTYSNGEVFGHFGHTEEFKIYEVVDGKIVSSSIVKALEGGHSALANLLKSNNIDALICGGIGGGAKTALAELNITLYGGVSGSADSAVDALIANNLAFNPDITCNHFNSHHQGEEHHCHGADECKGCK